One Thioclava electrotropha DNA segment encodes these proteins:
- a CDS encoding response regulator transcription factor: MEQQTILVVEDDPCVRGALRDCLEAEGWAVREASDATGMMQEIEAGDVDLVTLDLGLGADDGLALARVLRGRSNIPVIFITGQGQPLDRVRGLEAGADDYIVKPFAAREVAIRIRRVLDGYRTRNLPRERLRIDHSSIDLRHGVIEHNDGRREDLTGTEAKLLELFLSRPEQVLSRDDINRVLHGRDWSPYDRTIDTHIARLRRKIEPADDANRMIRSVRGVGYVFTGQITGEVPPA, translated from the coding sequence GTGGAACAGCAGACAATTCTCGTCGTCGAAGATGATCCTTGCGTACGCGGAGCGCTGCGGGACTGCCTTGAGGCGGAAGGCTGGGCGGTACGCGAGGCATCGGACGCCACTGGCATGATGCAAGAGATCGAAGCGGGCGACGTCGATCTCGTGACACTCGATCTGGGGCTGGGCGCGGATGACGGGCTCGCACTCGCCCGTGTCCTGCGCGGGCGCAGCAATATTCCCGTCATCTTCATCACGGGGCAAGGGCAACCGCTCGACCGGGTGCGCGGTCTGGAGGCGGGGGCGGATGACTACATCGTCAAACCCTTCGCCGCGCGCGAGGTCGCGATCCGCATCCGTCGGGTGCTCGATGGCTATCGGACCCGCAACCTGCCGCGCGAGCGGCTGCGCATCGATCACAGCAGTATCGACCTGCGTCACGGCGTGATCGAGCATAATGACGGTCGCCGCGAGGATCTGACCGGAACGGAGGCGAAACTGCTCGAACTGTTCCTCAGCCGCCCGGAGCAGGTGCTCTCGCGCGACGACATCAACCGGGTGCTGCACGGGCGCGACTGGTCGCCCTATGACCGGACCATCGACACCCATATCGCCCGGCTTCGACGCAAGATCGAACCGGCGGATGATGCCAATCGGATGATCCGATCCGTACGCGGCGTGGGCTATGTCTTCACCGGCCAGATCACGGGGGAGGTCCCTCCGGCTTGA